A genomic region of Deltaproteobacteria bacterium contains the following coding sequences:
- the nrfD gene encoding polysulfide reductase NrfD gives MGMMVYTWFVYRKNQKWAKILGLISIVLAVCTHWYTGVVMQLNPGRDLNHTAMAALIFLTGAFVSGVGFMIFMLYMRNLIVPEEKKYDMDLTIELGRLMGYGIAFDFFLIFSEFLQMRYGTAEEILVLDRVLLGVFIWPFFWGQILIGLAIPLIIVFSPLGKKAWVVALIAGFLTFEGTWGMRVWWVLGGQFLQSFY, from the coding sequence ATGGGAATGATGGTTTATACATGGTTTGTTTATAGAAAGAATCAGAAATGGGCAAAGATACTTGGACTTATCTCTATTGTGCTTGCTGTCTGCACCCACTGGTATACAGGTGTGGTAATGCAGTTAAACCCCGGCAGAGACTTAAACCATACTGCTATGGCAGCCCTTATATTCCTGACAGGCGCATTTGTATCAGGTGTTGGTTTTATGATTTTTATGCTCTACATGAGAAATCTTATAGTCCCTGAAGAAAAAAAATACGATATGGATTTAACAATAGAGTTAGGAAGGCTTATGGGTTATGGAATTGCATTTGACTTCTTCCTTATATTCTCAGAATTCCTTCAGATGAGATACGGGACAGCAGAGGAGATATTAGTTCTGGATAGAGTCCTCCTTGGAGTATTTATATGGCCATTTTTCTGGGGGCAGATTCTTATAGGCTTGGCAATACCCCTTATAATCGTCTTCTCACCATTAGGCAAGAAGGCATGGGTAGTTGCCCTTATTGCTGGCTTCCTTACATTTGAAGGAACATGGGGCATGCGTGTGTGGTGGGTGTTGGGCGGGCAGTTTTTACAGAGTTTTTATTAA
- a CDS encoding molybdopterin-dependent oxidoreductase, with amino-acid sequence MLRISRRNFIKLGMSTTAALASGVGYSKLLMAKELDLGGRSYNHITAAKERISVGTTCSLCRYYTCGALAFVEEGAVVAMGGNPIHPSSRARLCPLGNTSHLKIHDPDRILFPLKRMGPRGSGKWKRITWDDALNEVAGKVRAALDKGKPEEICLNYGRDETDGAIKRFIHTLGSNSIFNTSCHNKKVGMESTWGAEIETPDFAKTRYIINFGANIFETAYPHARRTAASIRENGAKIVTFDPRLSNTAGRSDEWYPIFPGTDGLVALAMSNVIMQEGLADKGFIDTWTNYPYDGLKTYLQQFTPEMAEEKSGVRADVIKRVAIEFAKAMPGTVFTFRGVSAHLFGVYQERACMLLPIITGNVEIKGGYCLPRTIKLSQPAPSLSAAVSTNPASAEYPLPAAASSHLLPFFIKDGRQKAGVLFNYMSNPVYSSPAASYWRDVLKDEKLVPYTVDFSPFMSETAELADLILPDAVSLERHGIVSVPSTLFPTLDVRQPAVKPIGESMDTRFVLQRIIQSIDPDDKKGFKKQWDFKDGEDWVKKNLEGINLADKYKDLKEKGVLPVYERLDPKIRDIVDKGGKPIEAEYGIYKKPLTQGEMEKAKVDLKKGAVIKDGKTIGIVVNGAKLKGFETPSRKIEIYNKGYEKYGFNPLPTWEDVPAHKGLKDGEMVLVTFKWWCHNSSETANTKFLSETIHSNPAWLNRETAKKMGIKDGSLIRLTTPAGYMITKVKTTEGIHPKVVAVSTSAGHSALGRVASINPKAHNAMWSSGKGDEDIKENLWWKDKGVHPNDIIPVSFDPLGGSQAWSDTVVAVSPAKKGDKYGEIKVDNAVHHAFYKETIRWTYKGDIYKKMIEDREKAKAAPKEEEG; translated from the coding sequence ATGTTAAGGATAAGCAGGAGAAACTTCATAAAGCTCGGTATGTCCACCACAGCAGCCCTTGCCTCCGGTGTTGGTTACAGTAAACTCCTGATGGCAAAGGAGCTTGATTTAGGGGGGCGGAGTTATAATCACATTACTGCGGCAAAGGAGAGAATATCTGTCGGAACCACATGCTCTTTGTGCAGATACTATACCTGCGGCGCTCTGGCATTTGTAGAGGAAGGCGCGGTTGTAGCCATGGGCGGCAACCCCATCCATCCATCATCAAGGGCAAGGCTCTGTCCTCTTGGTAATACCTCCCACCTCAAGATTCATGACCCGGACAGAATCCTCTTTCCATTAAAGAGGATGGGACCAAGGGGTTCTGGCAAGTGGAAGAGGATTACATGGGATGATGCTTTAAATGAGGTGGCAGGCAAGGTCAGGGCTGCATTGGATAAAGGCAAACCAGAGGAGATATGCCTTAATTACGGCAGGGATGAGACAGACGGGGCTATAAAGAGGTTTATACATACATTAGGTTCAAATTCCATCTTTAACACATCCTGTCACAACAAGAAGGTTGGTATGGAGTCCACATGGGGTGCTGAGATAGAAACACCTGATTTTGCAAAGACAAGGTATATAATAAACTTTGGGGCAAACATATTTGAGACAGCGTATCCACATGCCAGAAGGACTGCAGCCAGTATCAGGGAAAATGGAGCAAAGATTGTAACCTTTGACCCAAGATTGTCCAATACCGCTGGCAGGTCAGATGAGTGGTACCCCATCTTTCCCGGAACAGATGGACTTGTTGCCCTTGCCATGTCAAATGTCATAATGCAGGAAGGGCTTGCTGATAAGGGCTTTATAGATACATGGACCAATTATCCATACGATGGGCTTAAAACATATCTTCAACAGTTCACACCTGAGATGGCAGAGGAAAAGAGCGGTGTTAGAGCAGATGTAATCAAAAGGGTTGCCATTGAGTTTGCAAAGGCAATGCCCGGCACTGTATTCACCTTCAGGGGTGTAAGCGCCCATCTCTTTGGTGTGTATCAGGAAAGGGCATGCATGCTCCTTCCAATAATCACGGGTAATGTAGAGATAAAAGGCGGCTACTGTCTGCCAAGGACAATTAAACTCTCACAGCCCGCACCATCTCTATCTGCGGCAGTGTCCACCAATCCTGCATCTGCTGAATACCCCTTGCCTGCGGCAGCATCAAGCCACCTTCTGCCTTTCTTTATAAAGGACGGCAGACAGAAGGCAGGTGTCTTGTTTAATTATATGAGTAACCCTGTGTATAGTTCCCCTGCTGCCAGTTACTGGAGGGATGTCCTAAAGGATGAAAAACTTGTCCCCTATACAGTAGATTTTAGTCCATTTATGAGCGAGACTGCGGAACTGGCAGATTTGATTCTTCCTGATGCAGTGTCGTTAGAAAGACATGGAATAGTAAGTGTTCCATCAACCCTATTTCCTACGCTTGATGTCAGGCAGCCTGCGGTAAAACCCATTGGTGAATCTATGGATACCCGGTTTGTTTTACAGAGGATTATCCAATCAATAGACCCTGATGACAAGAAGGGCTTTAAGAAACAATGGGATTTCAAGGATGGAGAGGACTGGGTTAAGAAAAATCTTGAAGGCATTAACCTTGCTGACAAATACAAAGACCTGAAAGAGAAGGGGGTTTTGCCTGTATATGAAAGGCTTGACCCTAAAATAAGGGATATTGTTGATAAGGGTGGTAAACCTATAGAGGCAGAGTATGGAATTTATAAAAAGCCGTTGACTCAGGGGGAGATGGAAAAGGCAAAGGTAGATTTAAAAAAAGGTGCTGTTATAAAAGATGGCAAGACTATAGGCATTGTGGTCAATGGAGCGAAACTCAAGGGTTTTGAAACCCCGTCCAGAAAGATAGAGATATATAACAAGGGGTATGAGAAATATGGGTTTAACCCGCTTCCCACATGGGAGGATGTCCCTGCGCACAAGGGTTTAAAAGACGGTGAGATGGTTCTTGTTACATTCAAGTGGTGGTGTCATAACTCATCTGAGACAGCAAACACAAAATTCCTGTCCGAGACCATCCACTCTAATCCTGCATGGCTCAACAGAGAAACAGCAAAGAAGATGGGTATAAAGGACGGCAGTCTTATAAGGCTCACCACACCCGCAGGCTATATGATTACAAAGGTAAAAACCACAGAAGGCATACATCCAAAGGTAGTTGCAGTATCTACATCTGCCGGACACTCGGCACTAGGAAGGGTGGCAAGTATTAATCCTAAGGCCCATAATGCAATGTGGTCTTCTGGCAAGGGGGATGAGGATATTAAGGAAAACCTCTGGTGGAAAGATAAAGGGGTTCATCCAAATGATATTATCCCTGTGTCTTTTGACCCGTTAGGCGGTTCACAGGCATGGTCTGACACAGTAGTTGCTGTCAGTCCTGCTAAAAAGGGTGATAAATATGGAGAGATAAAGGTTGATAATGCTGTCCACCATGCCTTTTATAAGGAAACCATAAGGTGGACATACAAAGGCGACATTTATAAAAAGATGATTGAAGACAGGGAGAAGGCAAAGGCAGCACCAAAGGAAGAGGAGGGATAG
- a CDS encoding NapC/NirT family cytochrome c has protein sequence MERQGSDKIDKIIEFISKNKVSIIGGGIGAVLILLIAVISFLNHGSVNNPNFCALCHEIKYSYDDYRPYPITKANSGVRVGCAECHPMVFAEYEKSKHFNGRNGLRPGCTSCHEPHTVGKFANFMFVTGPIFTSKPGSGPGGAFWNIAAPMNDKERWEAIRPGLAKRVREGFMKNDSAPCRNCHNTEILVPKRIRGQNAHEKFKSGEKTCIECHYNLVHAEVAWNVDKKKK, from the coding sequence ATGGAAAGACAAGGCAGTGATAAGATTGATAAGATTATTGAGTTCATTAGCAAAAATAAAGTGTCCATTATCGGCGGCGGCATTGGAGCCGTTTTAATCCTCCTCATAGCGGTCATTTCCTTCCTTAATCATGGTTCTGTAAACAACCCCAATTTCTGTGCCTTATGCCATGAGATAAAATATTCCTATGATGATTACAGACCATACCCCATTACAAAGGCAAACTCAGGGGTCAGGGTTGGATGTGCGGAGTGCCATCCAATGGTCTTTGCTGAGTATGAAAAGAGCAAGCACTTTAATGGCAGAAATGGTTTAAGACCGGGGTGCACAAGTTGTCATGAGCCGCACACAGTTGGTAAGTTCGCAAATTTTATGTTTGTTACAGGTCCAATCTTTACATCTAAGCCCGGTTCAGGACCAGGCGGTGCATTCTGGAATATCGCAGCCCCTATGAATGACAAGGAAAGGTGGGAGGCTATCAGGCCAGGACTTGCCAAACGGGTAAGGGAAGGGTTTATGAAAAATGACAGCGCCCCTTGCAGAAACTGTCATAATACCGAGATATTGGTTCCAAAGAGGATTCGCGGCCAGAATGCGCATGAAAAGTTTAAATCCGGAGAAAAGACCTGTATAGAGTGCCACTATAATCTGGTTCATGCAGAAGTGGCATGGAATGTTGATAAGAAGAAAAAATAA